The Acidobacteriota bacterium sequence TGGCCATCGGTGTCTGGAACATCAATTCGATCTCGAGTGATCTGGTCCTCGTCCCCAACCTGACCGTCAACAAGGAACTCACGGTAACTCGTGGGCCGTATCTCCAACTGGGTACGTCGGACAGTATCGTCGTGCGCTGGAGAACCAGCATCCCAACCGATAGCGTCGTCGAGACCGGTGCGTCGCCCGCCAGTCTGACCCCGGCCGTCACGGATCCGGCTCTGACGACCGAACACATCGTCACGCTGCCGTTCCTCAGCGCGGACACGACCTATTACTATGCGGTCGGCACGACCTCGCTACGTTTGGCCGGCGGCGACCCGGATCACCGTTTCGTCACGGCGCCGCAGACCGGAACCGCCAAGCCGACACGCATCTGGATTGTCGGAGACTCCGGCACGGGGGACGCGAACGCCCTGGCGGTGCGCGACTCCTTCGTCACCTGGTCCGGCGGGATCCCCCCGGATCTGTGGTTGATGCTCGGAGACAACGCCTACAATTTGGGTACGGACGATGAGTACCAGACCAAGCTCTTCGACATCTACCCCGACATCCTGAACAAGACCGTGCTGTGGCCCACGCTCGGGAACCATGACGGTGCCTCGGCGGACTCTTCCACGCAGTCGGGGCCGTACTACGACATCTTCACGCTCCCCACGGGAACCGAAGGCGGTGGCGTCGCTTCGGGAACCGAGGCCTACTACTCGTTCGACTACGGCAACATCCACTTCTGCGTGTTGGATTCCCACGAGACCAACCCCTCAGCGGGCGGCGCGATGATGCAGTGGCTCGATCTGGATCTGGCCAGCACGGCCCAGGACTGGGTCATCTGTTTCTGGCACCACCCCCCGTACAGCAAAGGTAGCCACGATTCGGATACCGAGGGCCGCATGGTCGACATGCGCCAGAACGCGGTCCCCATCCTCGATGACCGTGGGGCGGACCTGACCTTCACGGGCCACAGTCACAGTTACGAGCGCTCGTTCCTGATCGACGGCCACTACGGTCACTCCAGTACGTTCCTGCCGGACATGATGGTCGATCCCGGGGACGGGAAGCTGGACGGCAGCGGCGCCTACATGAAGGAAAACCTGGGCCCGGATCCCCATACCGGAATTGTTCACACGGTCGCAGGCAATGCCGGCAAGCTCAGCGGCGGTCCCTTGAACCACCCTGCGATGTTTTTCTCAACGAACACGCTCGGGTCGGTCGTCGTGGACGTCGACGGCAACAGCCTGGAGATGACGTTCGTGGACAGCACCGGCGCGGTCCTCGATTACTTCACCGTCTACAAGGATTTCTGTTTTACGGATACGGATGGTGACGGTGTCTGCGACAACGTGGACAACTGCGTCGACGATCAAAACCCGAGTCAGACCGACACCGACTCGGACGGCCTGGGCGATGATTGCGACACATGCCCCAACGATCCCGACAACGATATCGACGGCGACGGCGATTGCGGCGACGTCGACAACTGCCCGAGTATCGCCAACTCAAACCAGCAAGATCAGGATCAGGACGGCATCGGTACCGTTTGCGATTCCTGTCCAGCTGATCCCGAGAACGACCAGGACGGTGACGGCGTTTGCGAAAGCGCCGACAACTGCGACTTGATTCCCAACCCCGGTCAGGCCAACAGCGACACGGATGCTTTCGGTGATGCTTGCGACAACTGCTTGACCACGAACAACAACAGTCAGGTGGACAACGACGGCGACGGCCTCGGGAACCACTGCGACAATTGTTTCAGGCGCGTCAACCCGTTGCAGGAAAACGCCGACGGGGATCTGGAAGGTGACATCTGCGACCTCTGTCCGAACGATCCTCAGAACGACATTGATACTGACGGTGCCTGTGGTGACATCGACAACTGTCCCATAGTACCCAACTTCGAACAGAGTGACGTCGACCTGGACACGCTGGGAGATGCCTGCGACCCCTGTCCCCTGGACCCGAACAACGACATCGACGGCGATACGATCTGCGGCAACGTGGACAATTGTCCCGACAACCCGAATCTGGATCAGGCGGACACCGATGGCGACGGCCTCGGGGATGTCTGTGATGCGCTCGCCGACTCCGACGAAGACGGAGTCCTTGACCAGGCCGACAACTGCCCGCTGGTCATCAACCCCCTGCAGGAAGACGCCGACGGTGACGGAGTCGGCGATGCGTGCGACGTGGACGATGACAACGATGGTGTCGAAGACGACAACGACTGCGAGCCGCTGGTTTGCGGGGTTGCGCATCCACTCCCGCCGCTGCTCCTTAC is a genomic window containing:
- a CDS encoding thrombospondin type 3 repeat-containing protein, which encodes MAESRQRCFLSRSLAIVAVLGAAIVPVAAQETIVVQAGSPNTYLANTADPGIGMTWTSPAFDDSSWTAGNYGVGYEGQTGAQNLIESTVPIGSSSVFTRSTFNIVDVNTVTNLFLGSDYDDGYVAWINGVEVFRSASMPGGALAWDTTAADHESSNGSVPAYDFKDISTPGIAALQNGSNVLAIGVWNINSISSDLVLVPNLTVNKELTVTRGPYLQLGTSDSIVVRWRTSIPTDSVVETGASPASLTPAVTDPALTTEHIVTLPFLSADTTYYYAVGTTSLRLAGGDPDHRFVTAPQTGTAKPTRIWIVGDSGTGDANALAVRDSFVTWSGGIPPDLWLMLGDNAYNLGTDDEYQTKLFDIYPDILNKTVLWPTLGNHDGASADSSTQSGPYYDIFTLPTGTEGGGVASGTEAYYSFDYGNIHFCVLDSHETNPSAGGAMMQWLDLDLASTAQDWVICFWHHPPYSKGSHDSDTEGRMVDMRQNAVPILDDRGADLTFTGHSHSYERSFLIDGHYGHSSTFLPDMMVDPGDGKLDGSGAYMKENLGPDPHTGIVHTVAGNAGKLSGGPLNHPAMFFSTNTLGSVVVDVDGNSLEMTFVDSTGAVLDYFTVYKDFCFTDTDGDGVCDNVDNCVDDQNPSQTDTDSDGLGDDCDTCPNDPDNDIDGDGDCGDVDNCPSIANSNQQDQDQDGIGTVCDSCPADPENDQDGDGVCESADNCDLIPNPGQANSDTDAFGDACDNCLTTNNNSQVDNDGDGLGNHCDNCFRRVNPLQENADGDLEGDICDLCPNDPQNDIDTDGACGDIDNCPIVPNFEQSDVDLDTLGDACDPCPLDPNNDIDGDTICGNVDNCPDNPNLDQADTDGDGLGDVCDALADSDEDGVLDQADNCPLVINPLQEDADGDGVGDACDVDDDNDGVEDDNDCEPLVCGVAHPLPPLLLTVDKGVPFDALLSWPLGQAPLADVYRGEIGSGSPLMDTLACFDTENTTAQSIDSDFPL